The proteins below are encoded in one region of Halocatena salina:
- a CDS encoding precorrin-2 dehydrogenase/sirohydrochlorin ferrochelatase family protein, with protein MIPLLHDFTGTRVLVFGGGRVGARRARTFDREADVVVVSPTFVEESFGSAARVRAAPEPAAVGDWIDRVDPAVIVAATDRTALNDAIATAGHDRGVLVNRADQAAGADRTVSDVAVPATVWSEPVVVGISTGGRSPALTRVLRERIEPHIEDAGEMARVTGSLRAALNDVSPEQRRSALRAVVRSDRVWKALGDSHTNTEQAVSEVIASELGETE; from the coding sequence GTGATTCCCCTGTTACACGATTTTACCGGTACTCGGGTGCTCGTCTTTGGGGGTGGGCGGGTCGGTGCGCGCCGTGCCCGCACATTCGACCGCGAAGCCGACGTGGTGGTCGTCAGTCCCACGTTCGTCGAGGAGTCGTTCGGCTCGGCGGCTCGCGTCCGCGCCGCGCCCGAACCGGCTGCTGTCGGTGACTGGATCGACCGCGTCGATCCGGCGGTGATCGTCGCAGCCACCGATCGAACGGCACTGAATGACGCGATCGCCACCGCTGGCCACGATCGTGGTGTGCTCGTCAACCGAGCCGATCAGGCGGCTGGAGCCGACAGAACGGTCTCTGATGTCGCCGTTCCCGCTACCGTCTGGTCGGAACCGGTCGTCGTGGGCATCTCGACGGGGGGACGGAGTCCGGCGCTGACCCGCGTGCTCCGAGAACGGATCGAGCCTCACATCGAGGATGCAGGTGAGATGGCACGAGTAACGGGATCTCTTCGAGCGGCACTAAACGACGTCTCACCGGAACAACGACGATCGGCCCTCCGCGCTGTCGTGCGGTCCGATCGCGTTTGGAAGGCTTTAGGTGATAGCCATACGAACACGGAGCAAGCAGTGAGCGAAGTCATCGCTTCTGAACTGGGTGAAACGGAATGA
- the ahbB gene encoding siroheme decarboxylase subunit beta yields the protein MSTEELDRTDRAIINGFQGGFPVTARPFEAAADALGDRSIDVTANELLDRIRTLSEEGVLTRFGPLINAEAIGGTATLVAMHAPEERFEEIVRQVNDHREIAHNYEREHPHLNMWFVVSVADADRVENVLDTIESETGQPTYNMPKQREFRVEAKFPIDGPLRDTGLDLSELGPAPDPISAEQTGLTPAERVLLREIQDGLPLTQTPYADVGRAIDQPLDWTLETIARFNERGQIRRIGVIPNHYALGYTENGMTVWNVPDDLVEAVGPEIASLEYVTHCYERPRHEDVWPYNFFAMTHGRTDAESDRRIRAIRDRMAEFWDVDADQWDTLFSTSVLKKTGIRLDDRLSDTGSA from the coding sequence ATGAGCACCGAGGAGTTGGACCGTACCGATCGGGCCATCATCAATGGGTTTCAGGGCGGATTTCCGGTTACAGCACGACCGTTCGAAGCGGCGGCCGACGCGCTCGGTGACCGATCGATCGACGTGACAGCCAACGAGCTTCTTGATCGGATCCGGACGCTGTCGGAAGAGGGTGTCCTCACGCGGTTCGGACCGCTCATCAACGCCGAAGCGATCGGGGGCACGGCGACGCTGGTGGCTATGCACGCCCCAGAAGAACGGTTCGAGGAGATCGTACGGCAGGTCAATGACCACCGGGAGATCGCCCACAACTACGAGCGCGAGCACCCCCATCTCAACATGTGGTTCGTCGTGTCGGTAGCCGACGCCGACCGCGTAGAGAATGTGTTGGACACCATCGAGTCTGAAACCGGACAGCCGACGTACAACATGCCAAAACAGAGGGAGTTCCGCGTCGAGGCGAAGTTTCCGATCGATGGACCTCTACGCGATACCGGACTCGACCTCTCCGAGTTAGGACCCGCTCCCGATCCGATCTCCGCCGAGCAGACGGGACTCACGCCTGCGGAACGGGTGTTACTCCGGGAGATTCAGGACGGGTTACCACTGACACAGACACCGTACGCCGACGTTGGGCGGGCCATCGACCAGCCGCTCGACTGGACGCTCGAAACGATCGCACGATTCAACGAGCGCGGGCAGATCCGGCGCATCGGCGTGATTCCAAACCACTACGCGCTCGGGTATACGGAAAACGGGATGACTGTGTGGAACGTCCCGGACGATCTCGTCGAAGCGGTCGGACCGGAGATCGCATCTTTGGAGTACGTCACCCACTGTTATGAGCGTCCACGCCACGAGGACGTGTGGCCGTACAACTTCTTTGCGATGACCCACGGTCGCACTGACGCCGAAAGCGACCGACGGATCCGGGCGATTCGAGATCGAATGGCCGAGTTTTGGGACGTCGATGCCGACCAGTGGGACACGCTGTTCTCGACGTCGGTGTTGAAAAAAACGGGCATCAGGCTCGACGATCGGCTGTCGGACACGGGGTCAGCGTGA
- a CDS encoding short-chain fatty acid transporter, whose product MSPEWTSAGSGNWFERAGHRLAGVVERWMPSPFLFAIILSYVVFVAGIVLEGVGPTAMVGHWFDGFWTFLSFGMQMVLILMTGFVIAYHPRVNGRLRQLAQLPSTGRQAVVMVGVFSMAMAWVHWGFSLILGAIFAREMGIAADENGVDVHYPLLCVAGYMGLGLTWHWGLSGSAPLLLATEGNEFIELGVLDGVISTTRTIFHPYALALTTLGIGYAAVALALLTPSPARSRSISTYLSAEELDRDRAGSDPPTDPQAPAQRIDNSRVLGGVIALTGLSYVAFLFVTQGLDALTLNVVNFGFLFLGVALYTRPAVYRERFEEAASAASGIILLFPFFAGIQGMMNASGLSERLAETLLSVSTAETFPVIAWLTGSVVNLFVPSGGGEWIVLGPSVVDAAQQLGVPVGQATIAYAVGDAHTNLLNPFWALPLLAITGLKARELFGYAVAMLLLLIPFLSVALLVLPY is encoded by the coding sequence ATGTCGCCAGAATGGACAAGTGCGGGAAGCGGCAATTGGTTCGAGCGGGCGGGCCACCGGCTTGCGGGCGTCGTAGAGCGGTGGATGCCGAGTCCGTTTCTGTTTGCGATCATCCTGAGCTACGTGGTGTTCGTCGCAGGTATCGTTCTCGAAGGAGTCGGGCCGACCGCGATGGTCGGCCATTGGTTCGATGGGTTTTGGACGTTTCTCTCGTTCGGCATGCAGATGGTTCTCATTCTGATGACTGGATTCGTCATCGCGTATCATCCACGAGTGAACGGCAGACTTCGGCAGCTGGCACAGCTCCCATCGACCGGTCGGCAGGCGGTCGTGATGGTCGGCGTGTTCTCGATGGCCATGGCGTGGGTACACTGGGGGTTCAGTCTCATCCTCGGGGCCATTTTTGCCCGCGAGATGGGGATCGCTGCCGATGAGAACGGCGTCGACGTCCACTACCCGTTGTTGTGCGTGGCGGGATACATGGGACTGGGACTGACGTGGCACTGGGGGCTGTCGGGATCAGCGCCGCTGTTGCTCGCTACCGAGGGAAACGAGTTCATTGAACTCGGCGTGCTTGACGGCGTCATCAGCACCACTCGAACGATCTTCCACCCCTACGCGCTTGCGTTGACCACTCTCGGAATCGGGTACGCCGCCGTCGCATTGGCGCTGCTTACTCCCTCTCCCGCCCGGTCTCGATCCATCTCCACGTATCTTTCCGCCGAGGAACTCGACCGGGACCGGGCTGGAAGCGATCCCCCGACCGATCCACAGGCCCCAGCCCAGCGCATCGACAACAGCCGTGTGCTCGGCGGGGTGATCGCACTGACGGGGCTGTCGTACGTGGCGTTCCTGTTCGTAACCCAAGGTCTGGATGCACTCACGCTGAACGTCGTCAATTTCGGCTTCCTGTTTCTCGGCGTCGCCCTGTACACCCGGCCGGCCGTCTACCGCGAGCGGTTCGAGGAAGCGGCCTCAGCCGCATCAGGGATCATCCTTCTGTTTCCCTTTTTCGCGGGCATCCAAGGAATGATGAACGCCTCCGGACTGTCAGAGCGGCTGGCCGAAACGTTGCTGTCGGTCTCGACAGCCGAGACGTTCCCCGTTATCGCGTGGCTCACCGGTTCGGTCGTCAACCTCTTCGTGCCCTCGGGCGGTGGGGAATGGATCGTACTCGGGCCCTCTGTCGTGGACGCCGCACAACAGTTGGGCGTTCCGGTCGGGCAGGCGACGATCGCGTACGCCGTCGGGGATGCACACACCAACCTGCTCAATCCGTTCTGGGCGCTTCCCCTGCTAGCGATCACCGGGCTCAAGGCCCGTGAACTGTTCGGCTACGCTGTCGCCATGCTGCTGTTGCTTATCCCGTTTCTGAGCGTCGCCTTGTTGGTGCTTCCGTATTGA
- a CDS encoding rod shape-determining protein, giving the protein MLGETPPVRGDRDGPVPIGIKIGSTRTVIARPDESGIETHATLTCLAQYEDVLSGTTQVIYGEKAAYEYPERVEFMLRTGLPEDDDRAAATATFFEQIVDENDLPTNSVAVYAIPAINNETGLRNLTDVIERTAIGGRLIRGYPESLCGSIPAFGSELTAIGRVFISINMGSTNIGACAYRHGKQLSRFTTGSIAGNEVDRWIATNVEEETQGRVHIDGTTAREYKEEHGDFNDFRPFTDVIQQPGGGTHEFTIERSVMDALDRYVDDAVDAIANEFLPQLATDHTKVYKHVLNEPIALTGGMAAVPGLPETFERRLGEELQHKVNVIAPEDPETAAARGAFSLADQFIEKEWY; this is encoded by the coding sequence ATGCTTGGGGAGACACCGCCTGTCCGGGGAGATCGAGACGGTCCAGTTCCGATCGGGATCAAGATCGGGAGTACGCGAACCGTCATCGCTCGACCGGACGAGTCGGGGATCGAGACCCACGCAACACTCACCTGTTTGGCCCAATACGAGGATGTCCTGTCGGGAACGACGCAGGTCATCTACGGTGAGAAAGCGGCGTACGAATATCCCGAGCGGGTGGAGTTCATGCTGCGGACGGGACTCCCCGAGGACGATGATCGGGCGGCGGCCACGGCGACGTTTTTCGAGCAGATCGTCGATGAGAACGACCTTCCGACGAACAGCGTTGCAGTGTACGCCATTCCGGCGATCAACAACGAAACCGGATTGCGGAACCTGACCGACGTGATCGAACGGACCGCTATCGGTGGTCGGCTCATCCGGGGCTATCCGGAGTCGTTGTGTGGATCGATTCCCGCGTTCGGCTCGGAACTGACAGCGATCGGGCGCGTTTTTATATCGATCAATATGGGATCGACGAACATCGGTGCGTGTGCATACCGCCATGGAAAACAGCTATCGCGGTTCACGACGGGATCGATCGCTGGAAACGAAGTCGACCGATGGATCGCTACCAACGTCGAGGAAGAGACCCAAGGCCGGGTCCACATCGATGGGACCACGGCGAGAGAGTATAAGGAGGAACACGGTGATTTCAACGACTTTCGGCCGTTTACCGACGTTATCCAGCAACCCGGCGGAGGGACCCACGAGTTCACCATCGAACGCAGCGTGATGGACGCACTCGACCGGTACGTCGACGACGCTGTCGACGCGATCGCAAACGAGTTCCTCCCACAGCTGGCCACCGATCACACGAAAGTATACAAACACGTTCTCAACGAACCGATCGCTCTCACCGGTGGGATGGCCGCGGTTCCGGGGTTACCCGAAACGTTCGAACGCCGGCTCGGCGAGGAACTCCAACACAAGGTCAACGTGATCGCGCCCGAAGACCCCGAGACGGCCGCTGCTCGAGGTGCGTTCAGTCTCGCAGACCAGTTCATCGAGAAGGAATGGTACTAA
- a CDS encoding CehA/McbA family metallohydrolase has protein sequence MITVDLHTHTRFFHAFSGPTSYDPVGARLLVAFAQWRGLDAVAVTNHDYYSCLDIDTRGVTLIPGVEVSTSAGHMLVIGPDPPTRTTPGALTPEETIDIAHARDCAAIVAHPFRNSVVRDLDLPFDAYEVNGKRSVPIDQIQQLSEADDTPLIGGSDAHYPFEVGRAYTRVDTEKSTPKAVAEAIRNGRTDYRLNESFPLQLLRQLYQRVHRLKGHVDA, from the coding sequence ATGATTACAGTAGATCTTCACACCCACACCCGGTTTTTCCACGCGTTCAGCGGTCCGACCAGCTACGACCCGGTCGGCGCGCGTCTGTTAGTGGCGTTCGCACAGTGGCGTGGACTCGACGCCGTCGCAGTGACCAACCACGACTACTACAGCTGTCTCGACATCGATACGAGGGGAGTAACCCTCATTCCGGGGGTTGAGGTGTCGACGAGCGCCGGTCACATGCTGGTGATCGGACCGGACCCTCCCACGCGAACGACGCCGGGAGCACTCACGCCGGAGGAAACCATCGATATCGCACACGCCCGAGACTGTGCAGCGATCGTAGCTCATCCGTTTCGGAACAGCGTGGTTCGTGATCTTGATTTGCCGTTCGATGCCTACGAAGTCAACGGTAAGCGCTCCGTACCGATCGATCAGATCCAACAGCTGTCTGAAGCGGACGACACACCTCTCATCGGTGGTAGTGACGCCCATTACCCCTTCGAAGTCGGACGGGCGTACACGCGGGTTGACACCGAGAAATCCACTCCCAAAGCAGTCGCCGAAGCGATCCGGAACGGACGTACCGACTACCGTCTCAACGAATCGTTCCCGCTCCAGTTGCTACGGCAGCTATACCAACGTGTTCATCGACTCAAAGGCCACGTCGATGCCTGA
- a CDS encoding diacylglycerol/lipid kinase family protein — protein MKDEHIDSGDDSSTAVSPDNDRWWIVLNPSSGTGNHVEEVRSYAADRGHTVIETEAAGDAVELGKEAARENISRLAACGGDGTIHQVVDGYDRAGSLSDVTFGVLPAGTGNNFAQNLGVETIERAFELLETGERRRIDVGVADGELFTNSCIAGITAQTSSETSSELKERFGTLAYVLTGIRQAAEFDPLHVEIDTGATAPESTWQGEALCILIGNARRFVGNGGQANAEDGLFEVLIVEEMPTNDLLTEAAIQRWFGETTEHMLRFTSDHLEITNQQDTEVEFSLDGEIRSHQKLSLNIRPRELEIVVGPEYAPEPD, from the coding sequence ATGAAGGATGAACACATCGATTCGGGCGATGACTCGTCGACGGCCGTTTCTCCCGACAACGATCGATGGTGGATCGTACTCAATCCCTCAAGTGGGACGGGAAATCACGTTGAGGAGGTTCGGTCGTACGCGGCTGATCGAGGACATACGGTTATCGAAACGGAAGCGGCGGGTGATGCGGTCGAACTGGGGAAAGAAGCCGCCCGCGAAAACATCTCTCGGCTCGCCGCGTGTGGTGGGGATGGGACGATACACCAGGTCGTCGATGGGTACGATCGGGCTGGATCCCTCTCCGATGTAACGTTCGGCGTGCTTCCTGCTGGCACTGGGAACAACTTCGCGCAGAATCTCGGCGTGGAAACCATCGAACGGGCGTTCGAGCTGCTCGAAACAGGTGAGCGTCGACGGATCGACGTTGGAGTCGCCGATGGTGAACTGTTCACGAACTCCTGTATCGCGGGTATCACAGCACAGACAAGCTCCGAAACAAGTTCAGAACTCAAAGAACGGTTCGGAACGCTCGCGTACGTCCTCACCGGAATACGACAAGCAGCCGAGTTCGACCCGCTTCACGTAGAGATCGATACTGGGGCCACCGCTCCGGAGTCCACGTGGCAGGGAGAGGCGCTCTGTATCCTCATCGGGAACGCCCGGCGGTTCGTGGGCAACGGCGGACAAGCAAACGCAGAGGACGGTCTCTTCGAGGTGCTGATCGTCGAAGAGATGCCGACGAACGACCTCCTCACCGAAGCCGCGATACAGCGGTGGTTCGGAGAAACGACCGAACATATGCTGCGTTTTACGTCCGATCATCTAGAGATAACGAATCAACAGGACACCGAGGTCGAGTTCAGTCTCGATGGAGAGATACGTTCTCATCAGAAGCTGTCGCTGAATATCCGCCCGCGGGAGTTGGAGATCGTCGTGGGACCGGAGTACGCCCCAGAGCCGGACTGA
- a CDS encoding formate/nitrite transporter family protein translates to MGTDSDGPTGATLSYRKILEREMESALKEMDRPVLGTFISGFSAGLNLSFGALFMAMVLTFSGGFGSELTKQVVLAGVSSIPFLFVVIGQTELFTAHSTMAVLPVFDGRASISDLGRIWSVTYVSNLVGCGAFVALIVAIGDPMGIAEPAAFGSLAGALVGLPWWVIVLSGVIAGWLMGLATWLSAASRDTIGRIIFVLLTTAAIGFGPFHHAILGTTEVLSAVALGTGVTLEAFGLFLLCTTIGNIIGGTVFVGLINYGHIALAGEQKDVEFEAKEMDDS, encoded by the coding sequence ATGGGAACTGATTCCGACGGTCCAACCGGTGCAACGCTCTCGTATCGCAAGATCCTCGAACGGGAGATGGAAAGCGCGCTCAAAGAGATGGATCGGCCGGTGCTGGGGACGTTCATCTCTGGGTTCTCTGCGGGGCTCAACCTGAGCTTCGGTGCGTTGTTCATGGCGATGGTGCTGACATTTTCCGGTGGGTTTGGCTCAGAACTCACGAAACAGGTCGTCCTCGCTGGTGTCTCTTCGATCCCGTTTCTGTTCGTGGTTATCGGACAAACTGAACTGTTTACCGCCCATTCGACGATGGCGGTCCTCCCCGTTTTCGATGGGCGCGCGTCGATTTCCGATCTGGGACGCATTTGGAGCGTGACGTACGTCTCGAATCTGGTTGGGTGTGGTGCATTCGTCGCCCTGATCGTCGCTATCGGTGATCCGATGGGTATCGCCGAGCCTGCGGCGTTCGGCTCGCTTGCTGGGGCGTTAGTAGGGCTTCCGTGGTGGGTCATCGTGCTCTCGGGAGTCATTGCCGGGTGGTTGATGGGATTGGCGACGTGGCTCTCAGCCGCCAGCCGCGACACGATCGGCCGCATCATCTTTGTGTTACTCACCACTGCAGCCATCGGATTCGGCCCGTTTCACCACGCTATCCTCGGCACGACAGAGGTGCTCTCAGCAGTGGCGCTCGGCACGGGCGTCACGCTCGAAGCGTTCGGACTCTTCTTGTTGTGTACGACGATCGGAAACATAATCGGCGGGACCGTTTTCGTGGGCCTGATCAATTACGGCCACATCGCTCTGGCAGGCGAGCAGAAAGACGTCGAATTCGAAGCGAAAGAGATGGACGATTCCTGA
- a CDS encoding geranylgeranyl reductase family protein has translation MHDFIVVGAGPAGSRFARSAAERNHDVLVFEHGEIGRPLACSGHVSTDIWEYVPADARDELFQNEIRGARFHIGGPETDGEPFYKDEPVSNAIDRVGLDKTLARMADRAGADVRDQHTVTALEEHRDHVTVTVNGPDGTERHDARMVAGCDGPRSRVRRECDLPQPEEFLHGVLAFDSTPDHEAFVDVHLTVPEFFAWRIPRGEAGVEYGLAVAPDSDVSGRFSSFCDAYGVDVSHRCSGAIPIGPPRRVIGRRSFLIGDAAGQTKPFTGGGILYGMRAADHAAREIDPTRPGTLGEYERAWRDDLSTEIRLGHWVRRAYSLPSAVQSAGLDALSGEIGVHMDRPSTLFSREQLRAVLSASER, from the coding sequence ATGCACGATTTCATCGTTGTGGGTGCGGGACCTGCCGGTTCGCGGTTTGCCCGCAGCGCGGCCGAGCGAAACCACGACGTGCTCGTGTTCGAACACGGGGAGATCGGTCGACCCCTCGCCTGTTCTGGACACGTTAGCACAGACATCTGGGAGTACGTTCCTGCGGACGCCCGGGATGAACTCTTTCAAAACGAGATCCGGGGTGCACGGTTTCATATCGGCGGGCCGGAAACGGACGGTGAGCCGTTCTACAAGGACGAACCGGTCTCGAACGCCATCGACCGGGTGGGGCTGGATAAAACGCTCGCGCGCATGGCCGACCGAGCCGGCGCGGATGTCCGTGATCAGCACACCGTGACAGCCCTCGAAGAGCACCGCGACCACGTCACAGTGACAGTGAACGGTCCAGACGGAACCGAGCGCCACGACGCGCGAATGGTTGCAGGCTGTGACGGTCCTCGGTCACGGGTACGCCGGGAGTGTGATCTGCCCCAACCCGAGGAGTTCCTCCATGGGGTGTTGGCGTTCGATTCGACACCCGACCACGAAGCGTTCGTGGACGTTCATCTCACCGTTCCGGAGTTTTTCGCGTGGCGCATTCCACGCGGCGAAGCGGGGGTCGAGTACGGGTTGGCGGTCGCTCCGGACAGCGACGTGTCGGGGCGCTTTTCCTCGTTCTGTGATGCCTACGGCGTCGATGTCTCACACCGTTGTTCGGGGGCGATCCCGATCGGTCCACCGCGCCGAGTGATCGGCCGACGCAGCTTCCTCATTGGCGATGCAGCCGGCCAGACCAAACCGTTCACCGGCGGCGGTATCTTGTATGGCATGCGCGCCGCCGACCATGCTGCCCGCGAGATCGATCCGACTCGTCCCGGAACGCTCGGTGAGTACGAACGCGCGTGGCGAGACGACCTCAGCACCGAGATCCGTCTCGGGCATTGGGTTCGGCGTGCGTATTCGCTCCCGTCTGCCGTCCAGTCAGCCGGGTTAGACGCTCTATCTGGCGAAATCGGTGTTCATATGGATCGACCGTCGACGTTGTTCTCACGCGAACAGTTACGAGCTGTGCTCTCTGCTTCCGAACGGTAA
- a CDS encoding ribbon-helix-helix domain-containing protein, with amino-acid sequence MVKISVEIPEELLDDLDEHVGEDGKFVNRSDAIRASVRKTLDLLDEIDERHGRLETDE; translated from the coding sequence ATGGTCAAGATAAGCGTAGAGATACCAGAAGAACTGCTCGACGATCTCGACGAACACGTCGGGGAAGACGGGAAGTTCGTCAACCGGAGCGATGCCATTCGGGCGTCGGTCCGGAAGACGCTCGATCTGCTCGACGAGATCGACGAGCGACACGGTCGATTGGAGACGGATGAGTGA
- a CDS encoding queuosine precursor transporter, producing MSEDRPQDSTRAPDSLVLSVSALVLVSLFITALVTAQLTAAKVIEFTLPVAIPVAGSSLAMPGAALAYALTFFASDCITELYGKRSAQMVVNVGFFMNIVLLALVWSTIWAPSAQTNAVDPDAFQTVLGASTNIVLGSLTAYLLSQNWDVIVFHRLREATGGAQLWLRNIGSTATSQLIDTVVFVGIGFVIAPVLLDTGAPLSWGAVAPLVVGQYLLKLLIALLDTPFVYVVVGFVRSNRSKTAVTA from the coding sequence ATGAGTGAAGATCGCCCCCAAGACAGCACACGGGCACCTGATTCGCTCGTACTGTCCGTTTCCGCGCTCGTGTTGGTGTCACTGTTCATCACGGCACTCGTCACCGCTCAGCTGACGGCCGCGAAGGTGATCGAGTTCACCCTTCCGGTAGCGATACCGGTCGCTGGTAGCTCGCTCGCCATGCCCGGTGCAGCGCTGGCCTACGCGCTCACGTTTTTCGCCTCGGACTGCATCACGGAGCTGTACGGCAAGCGATCGGCCCAGATGGTGGTGAACGTCGGATTTTTCATGAACATCGTGTTGCTAGCACTCGTCTGGAGCACGATCTGGGCCCCCTCAGCCCAAACCAACGCCGTCGATCCCGATGCCTTCCAGACGGTACTTGGCGCGAGCACGAACATCGTTCTCGGAAGTCTCACAGCCTATCTCCTCAGTCAAAATTGGGATGTAATCGTGTTTCACCGGCTGCGAGAAGCGACCGGCGGCGCGCAGCTCTGGCTTCGCAACATCGGCTCAACCGCAACAAGCCAGCTGATCGATACGGTCGTCTTCGTCGGGATCGGGTTCGTGATCGCCCCCGTTCTGTTGGACACCGGCGCACCGCTCTCGTGGGGTGCTGTCGCTCCGCTCGTCGTGGGACAGTACCTGCTGAAACTCCTCATCGCGCTGCTGGATACGCCGTTCGTGTACGTGGTCGTGGGGTTCGTTCGATCGAACCGATCGAAAACCGCGGTGACGGCCTGA
- a CDS encoding 23S rRNA (uridine(2552)-2'-O)-methyltransferase codes for MSHRDQYYNKAKQEGYRSRAAYKLKQLDEATTLLNESATVVDLGAAPGGWLQVATERVGEEGTVVGVDRQRIDPIDGVQTIRGDMTDDETRERVADRIEESTGDGVADVVLSDMAPNMTGEYSLDHARSIHLARQAFDTAMAVLAPGGDFVVKVFDGSDLAAFRAEIESEFKYVRAVHPDASRDESSELYLVGKGHITVPLEAGVETTVEIVDTGHEGDGIAKVDGYTLFVPDTEAGETVRVVVTDVKPNFGFAERIE; via the coding sequence ATGAGTCACCGAGATCAATACTACAATAAGGCCAAACAGGAAGGCTACCGTTCGCGCGCGGCGTACAAGCTCAAACAGCTCGACGAGGCGACAACGTTGCTCAACGAGAGTGCGACGGTGGTCGACCTCGGGGCGGCTCCGGGAGGATGGCTTCAGGTTGCCACTGAGCGCGTCGGCGAGGAGGGGACGGTGGTGGGCGTCGATCGCCAACGCATCGACCCGATCGACGGCGTACAGACGATCAGGGGCGATATGACCGACGATGAAACCCGTGAACGGGTTGCAGATCGGATCGAGGAATCCACGGGAGATGGCGTGGCCGATGTCGTTCTCTCGGACATGGCACCGAATATGACCGGAGAGTACTCCCTCGACCACGCGCGTTCGATCCATCTTGCCCGGCAGGCGTTCGACACAGCGATGGCAGTGTTAGCTCCCGGTGGAGATTTCGTCGTGAAGGTGTTCGATGGCTCCGATCTGGCAGCGTTCCGAGCGGAGATCGAATCGGAGTTCAAATACGTCCGTGCCGTCCACCCCGACGCTTCCCGTGATGAGTCTTCTGAGCTGTATCTGGTCGGCAAAGGTCACATCACGGTCCCGCTCGAAGCTGGTGTCGAGACCACCGTCGAGATCGTCGACACCGGTCACGAAGGCGACGGCATCGCCAAGGTCGACGGCTACACCCTGTTTGTTCCCGACACCGAGGCGGGAGAAACCGTCCGGGTGGTCGTCACAGACGTGAAGCCGAATTTCGGCTTCGCCGAGCGAATCGAATGA
- a CDS encoding DUF4013 domain-containing protein, with amino-acid sequence MNFPPSGNDGSKAVVIGGVLFGVLGAVGAGTTVLLETRLFDFGPRFLAGESAWRQSSPLLGGAVVCYAVISLILRGYDIAVLRAVVRSDEPTAPVFRLSAVFDGIRATVILLGYFVPSLALGIVGLSLRRPTGQGLHWVLNAMGAVTLLLGLFALIVAAYLLPAATALFATRRSIRAAFDHVALRSCVVTEDYVVGWVIAGLLRIVLLPITIALQTLLIGFFLRFYLRVSVQYLYGLSVSNAFETETGHH; translated from the coding sequence TTGAACTTTCCACCGTCGGGGAACGACGGCTCAAAGGCGGTCGTCATCGGAGGCGTCCTGTTCGGCGTGCTCGGAGCTGTAGGTGCCGGAACGACAGTGTTGCTCGAAACGCGACTTTTCGATTTCGGGCCGCGTTTTCTTGCTGGAGAGAGCGCGTGGCGTCAGTCTTCCCCTCTCCTCGGTGGGGCTGTCGTCTGCTATGCTGTCATATCTCTGATTCTGCGAGGCTATGACATCGCCGTCTTGCGTGCCGTCGTCAGAAGCGACGAACCCACTGCGCCGGTATTTCGTCTGAGTGCCGTCTTCGATGGGATCAGAGCGACCGTAATCCTCCTGGGGTATTTCGTGCCATCGCTCGCGTTGGGAATCGTCGGTCTCTCTCTTCGACGACCGACTGGACAAGGACTGCACTGGGTACTCAACGCGATGGGTGCGGTAACGCTTCTGCTCGGACTGTTCGCACTCATCGTCGCCGCGTATCTCCTGCCCGCAGCCACAGCTTTGTTCGCTACCCGACGGTCGATCCGGGCAGCGTTCGATCACGTCGCACTCCGGTCCTGTGTCGTTACGGAGGATTACGTCGTTGGCTGGGTGATCGCAGGCTTGCTTCGGATCGTCCTGCTTCCCATCACGATCGCGTTACAGACGCTGCTCATCGGCTTTTTCCTCCGGTTTTACCTGCGCGTCTCCGTCCAGTATCTGTATGGACTGTCGGTTTCGAACGCGTTCGAAACCGAGACAGGACACCACTGA